Proteins encoded together in one Catellatospora citrea window:
- a CDS encoding acyl-CoA desaturase encodes MTTTAIDTPTGTATARGQKPLTEGAQSKGTLIGLWAFVVLPFLALFAVVPVAWGGWLNVTDVVIFAVMYVVTGLGITVGYHRYLTHSSFKATRWLRVTLAVAGAMAVQGSPTQWVADHRRHHQYSDLEDDPHSPWRFGNSFKGLTKGMFHAHVGWLFARELSNRTRFAPDLLADKDIAKVDKLFGLLSLTTAFAPAVVGGLVTWSWQGALTAFFWAGLIRIGLLHHVTWAINSVCHVYGERPFEMREGDKASNFWPLAILSFGESWHNLHHSDPTCARHGVMRGQIDISARVIWFFEKFGWATNVKWPKADRLQAKMLDRDAELKLAR; translated from the coding sequence ATGACCACGACAGCCATCGACACGCCTACCGGCACCGCGACTGCTCGCGGACAGAAGCCGCTGACCGAGGGAGCCCAGTCGAAGGGCACCTTGATCGGGCTCTGGGCCTTCGTGGTCCTGCCGTTCCTGGCGCTGTTCGCGGTCGTGCCGGTCGCCTGGGGCGGCTGGCTGAACGTCACCGACGTGGTCATCTTCGCGGTGATGTACGTGGTGACGGGCCTGGGCATCACGGTCGGCTACCACCGCTACCTGACGCACAGCTCGTTCAAGGCGACGCGCTGGCTGCGCGTGACGCTGGCGGTCGCGGGCGCGATGGCCGTGCAGGGTTCGCCGACCCAGTGGGTCGCCGACCACCGCCGCCACCACCAGTACTCCGACCTCGAGGACGACCCGCACTCGCCGTGGCGGTTCGGCAACTCCTTCAAGGGCCTGACCAAGGGCATGTTCCACGCCCACGTGGGCTGGCTGTTCGCCCGTGAGCTGTCCAACCGCACCCGGTTCGCGCCGGACCTGCTGGCCGACAAGGACATCGCCAAGGTCGACAAGCTGTTCGGCCTGCTGTCGCTGACCACCGCGTTCGCGCCGGCCGTCGTCGGCGGCCTGGTGACCTGGTCGTGGCAGGGCGCGCTGACCGCGTTCTTCTGGGCCGGCCTGATCCGCATCGGCCTGCTGCACCACGTCACGTGGGCCATCAACTCGGTGTGCCACGTCTACGGCGAGCGCCCGTTCGAGATGCGCGAGGGCGACAAGGCCTCCAACTTCTGGCCGCTGGCGATCCTGTCCTTCGGCGAGAGCTGGCACAACCTGCACCACTCGGACCCGACCTGTGCCCGGCACGGCGTCATGCGCGGCCAGATCGACATCTCGGCCCGGGTGATCTGGTTCTTCGAGAAGTTCGGCTGGGCCACGAACGTCAAGTGGCCCAAGGCCGACCGGCTCCAGGCGAAGATGCTCGACCGGGACGCCGAGCTCAAGCTGGCCCGGTGA
- the glmU gene encoding bifunctional UDP-N-acetylglucosamine diphosphorylase/glucosamine-1-phosphate N-acetyltransferase GlmU, giving the protein MTRTVIVLAAGEGKRMKSDLPKMLHPLLGRSLVGHVLAAAAPLGASRTLAVVGNRADQVTAHLAEIAPDVSTALQAQQNGTGHAVRIAVEALGDLDGTVVVLNGDVPLLRAGTLQELVEAHESAGAAATVLGAAVPDPTGLGRLVRDADGGLARIVEERDATPEQRAIREINAGIYAFDAAALRTALAKLTTDNDQGEEYLTDVFELFVTQGSPVRVHLAADASETLGCNDRAELASLRALLRDRINLELMRSGVTIVDPATTWVDATVTVERDALLEPNVQLRGATSVGEGAVVGPDVTLIDTVVGEQAQVVRAHAVQAEIGPNVSVGPYAYLRPGARIGRKGKVGTFVEIKNASLGEGTKVPHLTYVGDATIGEQTNIGAGNLFANYSGSTKSHTVIGSHVKTSCDTTFVAPVRIGDGAYTAAGSVIDKDVPPGALAVARAHQRNIEGWVRRSRPGSAAAEAAERAEQATSEEG; this is encoded by the coding sequence GTGACTCGTACGGTGATCGTTCTCGCTGCGGGCGAGGGTAAGCGGATGAAGTCGGATCTGCCGAAGATGCTGCATCCGCTGCTCGGCCGCTCCCTGGTGGGCCACGTGCTCGCCGCCGCCGCCCCGCTGGGCGCGTCGCGCACCCTGGCCGTCGTCGGCAACCGTGCCGACCAGGTCACCGCGCACCTCGCCGAGATCGCGCCGGACGTGAGCACCGCCCTGCAGGCGCAGCAGAACGGCACCGGCCACGCGGTCCGCATCGCCGTCGAGGCGCTCGGCGACCTGGACGGCACCGTGGTGGTGCTCAACGGCGACGTGCCGCTGCTGCGGGCGGGCACGCTGCAGGAACTGGTCGAGGCGCACGAGTCGGCGGGCGCCGCGGCGACCGTGCTGGGCGCGGCGGTGCCCGATCCGACCGGCCTGGGCCGGCTGGTCCGCGACGCCGACGGCGGGCTGGCCCGCATCGTCGAGGAGCGCGACGCGACGCCGGAGCAGCGGGCGATCCGCGAGATCAACGCGGGCATCTACGCGTTCGACGCGGCCGCGCTGCGGACCGCGCTGGCGAAGCTGACCACCGACAACGACCAGGGCGAGGAGTACCTCACCGACGTCTTCGAGCTGTTCGTGACGCAGGGTTCGCCGGTGCGCGTGCACCTGGCCGCCGACGCGTCCGAGACGCTGGGCTGCAACGACCGGGCCGAGCTGGCGTCGCTGCGGGCGCTGCTGCGCGACCGGATCAACCTGGAGCTGATGCGCTCCGGCGTGACCATCGTCGACCCGGCCACGACCTGGGTCGACGCGACCGTGACGGTGGAGCGGGACGCCCTGCTGGAGCCGAACGTGCAGCTGCGCGGGGCGACGAGCGTGGGCGAGGGCGCCGTGGTGGGCCCGGACGTGACGCTGATCGACACCGTGGTGGGCGAGCAGGCCCAGGTCGTGCGCGCACACGCGGTGCAGGCCGAGATCGGCCCGAACGTGTCCGTGGGGCCGTACGCGTATCTGCGTCCCGGGGCGCGGATCGGCCGCAAGGGCAAGGTCGGCACGTTCGTCGAGATCAAGAACGCGTCGCTGGGCGAGGGCACCAAGGTGCCGCACCTGACGTACGTGGGTGACGCGACGATCGGCGAGCAGACCAACATCGGCGCGGGCAACCTGTTCGCGAACTACAGCGGCAGCACCAAGAGCCACACCGTGATCGGCTCGCACGTGAAGACGAGCTGCGACACCACGTTCGTGGCGCCGGTGCGGATCGGCGACGGGGCGTACACGGCGGCCGGTTCGGTGATCGACAAGGATGTGCCGCCGGGCGCGCTCGCGGTGGCGCGGGCGCACCAGCGCAACATCGAGGGCTGGGTGCGCCGGTCCCGTCCGGGCAGCGCGGCGGCCGAGGCGGCCGAGCGGGCCGAGCAGGCGACCTCCGAAGAGGGCTGA
- a CDS encoding 50S ribosomal protein L25/general stress protein Ctc — MSEVKISAEPRTEFGKGGARRTRRAGLVPAVIYGHGEAPRHIAVPAREFAAAIRHGGINTVFELVGPDGTKTLALPKAIQRDPLKDTFEHIDMIIVKRGEQVTVDVPVHLVGEAAKGTLVMHEHDKISLIAEALHLPEFVEASIEGLEAGAHVTAGDIKLPKGSQLAVDADTMVAVVTAAPTAEQLEGETAEAPESAEAEAAEAAETVAAEA; from the coding sequence GTGTCTGAAGTTAAGATCAGCGCCGAGCCGCGTACCGAGTTCGGCAAGGGTGGCGCGCGCCGCACCCGCCGCGCGGGCCTCGTGCCCGCCGTCATCTACGGTCACGGCGAGGCCCCGCGCCACATCGCCGTCCCGGCCCGTGAGTTCGCCGCCGCCATCCGTCACGGTGGCATCAACACCGTCTTCGAGCTGGTCGGCCCCGACGGCACCAAGACCCTGGCGCTGCCGAAGGCCATCCAGCGCGACCCGCTGAAGGACACCTTCGAGCACATCGACATGATCATCGTCAAGCGCGGCGAGCAGGTCACCGTCGACGTGCCGGTGCACCTGGTCGGCGAGGCCGCCAAGGGCACGCTGGTCATGCACGAGCACGACAAGATCTCGCTCATCGCCGAGGCGCTGCACCTGCCGGAGTTCGTCGAGGCCTCCATCGAGGGCCTCGAGGCCGGCGCGCACGTCACCGCCGGTGACATCAAGCTGCCGAAGGGTTCGCAGCTGGCCGTCGACGCCGACACCATGGTCGCGGTCGTGACCGCGGCGCCGACCGCCGAGCAGCTCGAGGGTGAGACCGCCGAGGCTCCGGAGTCCGCCGAGGCCGAGGCCGCCGAGGCTGCCGAGACCGTGGCTGCCGAGGCCTGA
- a CDS encoding response regulator transcription factor, translated as MARDRSGEPTLVQRRILLLLAAGFTVQTITKLVFLSERAVHDHIASLKQATGAKNQFSLGAEAAKRGWLEGEDQQPDRR; from the coding sequence ATGGCCCGGGACCGGTCCGGAGAACCGACGCTCGTTCAGCGCCGGATCCTCCTGCTGCTCGCCGCAGGCTTCACCGTGCAGACCATCACCAAACTGGTCTTCCTCAGCGAGCGTGCCGTGCACGACCACATCGCCAGCCTGAAGCAGGCCACGGGCGCGAAGAACCAGTTCTCCCTCGGGGCCGAGGCCGCCAAACGCGGCTGGCTCGAAGGCGAGGACCAGCAGCCTGACCGCCGCTGA
- a CDS encoding ribose-phosphate diphosphokinase has translation MGSIVTENRKNLMLFSGRAYPELAKEIGEVLGVGVTPTTAYDFASGETFVRYKESVRGSDAFIVQSMSQPVNNWIMETLLMVDAAKRGSAKRITVVLPFYPYARQDKKHRGREPISARLIADLLKTAGANRILTVDLHTAQIQGFFDGPVDHLFAMDILADYVQANYGHRELTVVSPDSGRVRVGERWTDRLGGCPLAFIHKTRDPLKPNQVVANRVIGEVAGRTCILVDDMIDTAGTICKAADILFDNGAADVIVATTHAVHSDPATERLKNSRISEVIVTNTLPLGSDKQFDKLTVLSIAPLLARAIREVFDDGSVTTLFGGLS, from the coding sequence ATGGGCAGCATCGTCACTGAGAACCGCAAGAACCTGATGCTCTTCTCGGGCCGGGCCTACCCCGAGCTCGCGAAGGAGATCGGCGAGGTGCTGGGCGTGGGGGTGACCCCGACGACGGCCTATGACTTCGCCAGTGGTGAGACGTTTGTCCGTTACAAGGAGTCGGTCCGCGGTTCGGACGCCTTCATCGTCCAGTCCATGAGCCAGCCGGTGAACAACTGGATCATGGAGACGCTGCTGATGGTCGACGCGGCGAAGCGCGGCTCGGCCAAGCGCATCACCGTGGTTCTGCCGTTCTACCCGTACGCCCGACAGGACAAGAAGCACCGCGGCCGCGAGCCGATCTCCGCCCGCCTGATCGCGGACCTGCTCAAGACCGCCGGCGCGAACCGCATCCTGACCGTCGACCTGCACACCGCGCAGATCCAGGGCTTCTTCGACGGCCCGGTGGACCACCTGTTCGCGATGGACATCCTCGCCGACTACGTGCAGGCCAACTACGGCCACCGCGAGCTGACCGTGGTGTCGCCGGACTCGGGCCGGGTGCGCGTCGGCGAGCGCTGGACCGACCGCCTGGGCGGCTGTCCGCTGGCGTTCATCCACAAGACCCGGGACCCGCTCAAGCCCAACCAGGTGGTCGCGAACCGGGTCATCGGCGAGGTCGCCGGGCGCACCTGCATCCTGGTCGACGACATGATCGACACCGCGGGCACGATCTGCAAGGCGGCGGACATCCTGTTCGACAACGGCGCCGCGGACGTCATCGTGGCGACCACCCACGCCGTGCACTCCGACCCCGCCACCGAGCGCCTGAAGAACAGCCGCATCAGCGAGGTCATCGTCACCAACACGCTGCCGCTGGGCTCGGACAAGCAGTTCGACAAGCTGACCGTGCTCTCCATCGCCCCGCTGCTGGCCCGCGCGATCCGCGAGGTCTTCGACGACGGCTCCGTCACCACCCTCTTCGGCGGCCTCAGCTGA
- a CDS encoding helix-turn-helix domain-containing protein, with amino-acid sequence MAKAELRAQAVALREAGCSVPDIASRLGVARSTAFTWVRHVPLSDTDERVARRREHSKRMTDAQWSRHRLERDERHREVVGTAAVQVGRLTERELRLVGAVLYWSEGAKHKPWRPTDWQVTFTNSDPVLVELFLRFVESTGRSRHDLRYRLSIHESADVPAVQAWWAEKLRLVEGAVGSVTLKRHTPSTGRHNQGVEYRGCLVVTVPRGRELYWHIEGLLEGLARSGRPEAAG; translated from the coding sequence GTGGCCAAGGCGGAACTACGTGCACAGGCAGTGGCGCTGCGCGAGGCGGGATGCTCGGTGCCCGACATCGCCTCGCGGCTGGGCGTCGCTCGCTCGACGGCATTCACGTGGGTTCGCCATGTGCCGCTATCGGACACGGACGAACGGGTGGCCCGCCGGCGAGAGCACTCGAAACGCATGACGGACGCGCAGTGGTCCAGGCACCGCCTGGAGCGCGACGAACGTCATCGGGAGGTTGTCGGCACAGCTGCCGTGCAGGTCGGGCGGCTTACCGAACGCGAGTTGCGGCTGGTGGGCGCGGTGCTCTACTGGAGCGAGGGCGCCAAGCACAAACCATGGCGACCCACGGATTGGCAGGTCACCTTCACCAACAGCGACCCCGTCCTGGTGGAGCTGTTCTTGAGGTTCGTCGAGTCGACCGGCCGGTCGCGGCATGATCTTCGCTATCGGCTCAGCATCCACGAGTCGGCGGACGTGCCCGCTGTGCAGGCCTGGTGGGCGGAGAAACTGCGCCTCGTCGAGGGTGCCGTCGGCTCCGTCACGCTGAAACGGCATACCCCGTCGACCGGTCGCCACAACCAGGGCGTCGAGTACAGAGGCTGCCTCGTGGTCACCGTTCCGCGGGGCCGTGAGCTCTACTGGCACATCGAAGGTCTGCTGGAAGGGCTGGCCAGAAGTGGGCGACCGGAGGCCGCGGGGTAG
- the pth gene encoding aminoacyl-tRNA hydrolase → MMEQAAPWLIVGLGNPGPQYAANRHNVGFFIADLLAERTGVKFGRHRKAVADVAEARLGFGVDAPRLVLVKPLTYMNLSGGPAAALSQFYKVPPAQIIAVHDELDIPYGQLRLKVGGGEGGHNGLRSMTKSLATKEYLRVRFGVGRPPGRQDPADFVLSDFSAVERKELEFLVDRAADAVEAIVRSGLAAAQLTYHTA, encoded by the coding sequence TTGATGGAGCAGGCCGCACCGTGGCTGATCGTCGGCCTGGGCAATCCGGGCCCGCAGTACGCCGCCAACCGGCACAACGTCGGGTTCTTCATCGCCGACCTGCTCGCCGAGCGCACCGGCGTGAAGTTCGGCCGGCACCGCAAGGCCGTCGCCGACGTGGCCGAGGCCCGGCTCGGGTTCGGCGTGGACGCGCCGCGGCTGGTCCTGGTGAAGCCGCTGACCTACATGAACCTGTCCGGCGGTCCCGCCGCGGCGCTGAGCCAGTTCTACAAGGTGCCGCCGGCGCAGATCATCGCCGTGCACGACGAGCTGGACATCCCGTACGGGCAGCTGCGGCTGAAGGTCGGCGGCGGCGAGGGCGGCCACAACGGGCTGCGCTCGATGACCAAGTCGCTGGCCACCAAGGAGTACCTGCGGGTGCGGTTCGGCGTGGGCCGCCCGCCCGGCCGCCAGGACCCGGCGGACTTCGTGCTGTCGGACTTCTCCGCGGTGGAACGCAAGGAGCTGGAGTTCCTGGTGGACCGGGCGGCGGACGCGGTGGAGGCGATCGTGCGGAGCGGCCTGGCCGCGGCGCAGCTGACGTACCACACCGCCTGA